A stretch of the Leptolyngbya sp. FACHB-261 genome encodes the following:
- a CDS encoding DapH/DapD/GlmU-related protein — protein MSVQRLIATLLREPGVYIKRWFRCHLVQYKNPGLTIGFPIAWLYDDLSGIEIGSQVVIEAFSDIVVLTKSPYSKVPGRLVIQDRVLIGSHSNIRAAGGEISIGRNSILGQQVSLIASNHRISNEQSYQDLEWDEIKTGVFIDENVWLGARVTILPGCSIGKNSVIGAGSVVTKNVPANEVWAGIPAKKLRDVSSGIRLTADKA, from the coding sequence ATGAGTGTACAAAGACTGATTGCAACATTACTTAGAGAACCTGGCGTTTACATTAAACGCTGGTTTAGGTGCCATCTAGTTCAGTATAAAAACCCAGGACTAACAATTGGATTTCCTATTGCTTGGCTTTACGATGATCTCAGCGGCATAGAAATTGGTTCTCAAGTTGTTATAGAAGCGTTCTCTGATATTGTTGTCCTGACTAAATCACCTTATAGCAAAGTACCAGGCCGTCTAGTTATCCAGGACCGCGTGCTTATTGGTTCACATTCCAACATTCGGGCCGCAGGAGGAGAAATCTCTATTGGCCGCAACTCTATTTTGGGCCAACAGGTATCATTAATTGCCTCAAATCACAGGATATCTAATGAACAATCCTATCAAGATTTAGAATGGGATGAAATCAAAACAGGTGTTTTTATAGATGAGAATGTATGGCTCGGAGCAAGAGTGACAATTTTACCTGGGTGTTCTATCGGTAAAAACTCAGTAATTGGAGCAGGTAGCGTGGTCACAAAAAATGTGCCTGCCAATGAAGTGTGGGCTGGAATTCCTGCAAAAAAACTTAGAGACGTATCTAGTGGAATTAGATTAACTGCAGATAAGGCTTAG
- a CDS encoding glycosyltransferase family 2 protein: protein MQNRPMIDIILPNLNKARFIKDCISSLKEQTFSDWRCVVIDGFSDDGSWEIIQESALQDKRFELHQLPKSGLYNSWNFGLSKVSSPYFCILTSDDVWEKDWLETAIQSLDEHESAICAAARTRILYEDSQPGGILSNNLIGERFFMTDSTSPQLRCGVTDSVAQYFLGSIYASVHSVVLRSSILETGGRFAEDLGNAADQDWFMKIGLHGDVVYHPGIEAMWRVYKGQATELKEQEQKGKAIREIHSRNRQLIAAKLGGFGKEFIAIAEEYDKRLLEYHFDRPNFTNLFLQPLTEFPKLLRIFSESPKALITDFLCKLSGKSYFLEGSLAVARLAHESMERSSNYLQSQDPDICSAS, encoded by the coding sequence ATGCAAAACCGGCCAATGATTGACATTATATTGCCAAATCTAAACAAGGCAAGATTTATCAAAGATTGTATTTCTTCGCTTAAAGAACAAACTTTTAGCGACTGGCGTTGTGTCGTTATTGATGGGTTCTCTGATGACGGCTCTTGGGAAATTATTCAAGAGTCAGCTTTGCAAGATAAGCGATTCGAGCTACATCAACTGCCTAAGTCCGGCCTATATAATAGCTGGAATTTTGGTTTGTCTAAGGTCAGTAGCCCCTACTTTTGTATTCTAACCAGCGATGATGTCTGGGAAAAAGATTGGTTAGAAACTGCCATTCAAAGTCTTGATGAGCATGAAAGCGCAATATGTGCTGCTGCTCGAACTCGGATTCTTTACGAAGACTCTCAGCCAGGCGGCATATTGTCAAATAATCTAATCGGGGAGCGTTTCTTCATGACTGATAGTACCTCTCCACAACTTAGATGTGGCGTTACTGATAGCGTGGCTCAATACTTTCTTGGTTCCATATATGCCAGTGTTCATTCTGTCGTTCTCAGAAGCAGTATTTTAGAAACAGGTGGACGATTTGCTGAAGATCTTGGAAATGCGGCTGACCAAGATTGGTTTATGAAGATTGGTCTTCATGGTGATGTTGTTTATCACCCTGGAATAGAAGCAATGTGGAGAGTTTATAAAGGTCAAGCTACAGAACTAAAGGAGCAAGAGCAAAAAGGAAAAGCAATTCGGGAGATTCACAGCCGCAATCGGCAGTTGATTGCAGCAAAGCTAGGAGGGTTTGGCAAGGAATTTATAGCCATTGCAGAAGAATACGACAAGCGTTTACTAGAGTATCATTTTGATAGGCCTAATTTCACCAATCTCTTTCTTCAGCCATTAACAGAGTTTCCAAAACTTCTGAGAATCTTCTCTGAAAGCCCAAAAGCATTAATTACAGATTTCTTATGTAAGCTATCGGGTAAGAGCTACTTCCTAGAAGGTAGCTTAGCCGTAGCACGTCTAGCTCATGAATCTATGGAGCGCTCATCCAACTACCTTCAATCTCAAGATCCTGATATTTGCTCAGCCTCATAA
- a CDS encoding glycosyltransferase family 4 protein, which translates to MNPLNIIVVNDHLHVAGGSDQIALSSAIALADRGYQVTIFSAVGPAIPELLHRENLSLICSEQLPILKDSDRLRASVQGIWNAKPAKMLADLLQTLSPHETVIHVHSWTKALSSSVVSVALKKKFRVVFTLHDYFIACPTGSFFNHPKQTICNLSPMGVACLKENCDSRSYSHKAWRLGRQFVQAEFGLIPKDVKNFIAISNYSRSVIEPYLPKDAVIHLVDNPIAIAQGAPVSVRKNNHFVFVGRLAKEKGPNLFAEAAQELGCKALFVGDGECRQQISQINPTAEITGWVSQSEVAGYLKQARALIFPSLWHETQGLVVAEAAAMGVPAIVPNTCAARDFVVDGITGFWFKGGDSEDLRQKIAQLNDPELAHKMGLAAHERYWSNPATIERHVEQLEKVYANILIS; encoded by the coding sequence ATGAATCCTCTGAATATTATTGTTGTTAACGATCACCTACATGTTGCTGGTGGTTCAGATCAGATTGCGCTCTCCAGTGCAATAGCCTTAGCGGATAGAGGATATCAGGTAACAATTTTTTCTGCTGTTGGTCCAGCTATCCCTGAATTGCTTCATCGAGAGAATCTCAGCTTAATCTGTTCTGAACAGCTTCCTATCCTAAAGGATTCTGACAGATTACGAGCTTCTGTCCAAGGGATTTGGAATGCTAAACCAGCTAAAATGCTGGCTGACTTACTACAGACTCTCAGTCCTCATGAAACGGTTATTCATGTCCATTCTTGGACTAAAGCCCTCTCTTCGAGTGTAGTTAGTGTTGCACTTAAGAAAAAATTTAGAGTAGTCTTTACCTTGCATGACTATTTTATTGCCTGTCCAACTGGCTCTTTCTTCAACCATCCTAAACAAACCATTTGCAACTTAAGCCCAATGGGAGTGGCTTGTTTGAAAGAAAATTGTGATTCACGTAGTTATTCACATAAAGCATGGCGGCTAGGTCGGCAATTTGTTCAAGCCGAATTTGGTCTAATCCCCAAAGATGTAAAAAACTTCATTGCCATTTCCAACTATAGCCGCTCAGTCATAGAGCCCTATTTACCTAAAGATGCTGTAATTCACTTAGTTGATAATCCTATTGCAATTGCTCAAGGTGCTCCCGTCAGCGTTCGGAAGAATAATCACTTTGTCTTTGTTGGGCGATTGGCCAAAGAAAAAGGCCCCAATCTGTTTGCTGAGGCAGCTCAAGAGCTTGGCTGCAAAGCTCTCTTTGTTGGAGATGGAGAGTGCCGTCAGCAGATCTCTCAAATTAACCCAACTGCTGAAATTACTGGCTGGGTATCTCAAAGTGAAGTGGCTGGTTATTTAAAACAAGCAAGGGCATTAATCTTTCCGTCTCTCTGGCACGAGACTCAAGGATTAGTCGTCGCTGAAGCAGCTGCAATGGGAGTGCCAGCCATTGTTCCTAATACCTGTGCAGCTAGAGATTTTGTAGTTGATGGGATCACAGGATTTTGGTTCAAAGGTGGCGATTCAGAGGACTTGAGGCAGAAGATAGCTCAGCTCAACGATCCAGAACTTGCCCACAAAATGGGACTAGCTGCTCATGAACGTTATTGGTCAAACCCCGCAACTATTGAGCGGCACGTGGAGCAATTAGAGAAAGTTTATGCCAACATCCTCATCTCTTAG
- a CDS encoding glycosyltransferase encodes MHVCHLVQNCAGGAPRIADFLVTAQSKAGYQVSVIILRERNPEWNIFKDANSVDVLNIETTNLKLLGSNLAGQVYSEALRTIKLKDALLKLKPDIIVAHTTNVARTLYMASLIPGMPRIPYIAYIHSDLESEVRANLKLNWGPLVKLALQFSIRALSQAAGLVFVCHSLQKRLTQLGLVHRNSIVAYNPFAPSAPQVGSETPLHPVAEGWLQDLERVTFVSAARFDPQKDHKTLLKAFAQVIQTYPNARLILLGDGPLFEQSKDLANTLNLQEEVLFAGHVSNARDYFRRCRALVLCSHWEGLPLVLVEAISSGVTFIASDCPTGPREISEIFECGTLFPPGDSKALAAAFKDHLKSSTPVALNAEQIDLFAPQTCVNKLDSLLTSVLEMTC; translated from the coding sequence ATGCACGTTTGTCATTTAGTTCAAAATTGTGCTGGAGGTGCTCCTCGCATCGCAGACTTTCTAGTTACAGCTCAATCTAAGGCAGGGTATCAAGTATCTGTCATCATTTTACGAGAGCGTAATCCAGAGTGGAATATATTTAAGGATGCGAACAGCGTAGATGTTCTCAATATTGAAACTACTAATTTAAAGCTTCTAGGATCCAATCTAGCAGGACAAGTTTATTCCGAAGCCCTAAGAACTATCAAGTTGAAAGACGCTCTCCTTAAGTTAAAGCCAGACATTATTGTCGCCCACACTACCAATGTTGCCCGCACACTATACATGGCTTCATTAATTCCTGGCATGCCAAGAATTCCCTATATTGCTTATATACATTCCGACTTGGAGTCTGAAGTCCGAGCAAATCTAAAACTGAATTGGGGCCCGCTAGTGAAGTTGGCTCTTCAATTTAGTATACGAGCACTGAGCCAAGCCGCTGGGTTGGTGTTTGTCTGCCATTCCTTGCAAAAGAGATTGACTCAACTAGGCTTGGTTCACCGAAACTCCATTGTGGCCTATAATCCGTTTGCTCCAAGTGCTCCTCAAGTGGGCTCTGAAACCCCTCTTCATCCTGTGGCTGAAGGCTGGCTGCAGGATCTAGAACGAGTAACCTTCGTTTCAGCTGCTCGCTTCGATCCTCAGAAAGACCACAAAACTCTCCTAAAGGCCTTTGCCCAAGTTATTCAGACATACCCTAATGCTCGGCTGATCCTTCTAGGTGACGGACCACTTTTTGAGCAATCTAAAGATCTCGCTAACACGCTGAATCTTCAAGAAGAGGTTCTCTTTGCGGGACATGTTTCTAATGCTAGAGATTATTTCAGGCGCTGTAGGGCTCTCGTCCTGTGCTCCCATTGGGAGGGTTTACCCCTTGTTCTGGTAGAGGCCATTTCTAGTGGAGTAACTTTTATTGCCAGTGATTGCCCTACAGGTCCGCGTGAGATTTCCGAGATTTTTGAGTGTGGCACCTTATTTCCGCCAGGAGATTCCAAGGCACTTGCTGCGGCATTTAAGGATCACCTCAAATCAAGTACGCCTGTAGCTCTCAACGCAGAGCAGATTGATTTATTTGCTCCCCAAACCTGTGTGAATAAGCTGGATAGCTTGCTCACATCTGTACTAGAAATGACTTGTTAA
- a CDS encoding glycosyltransferase, translated as MKIAQIIEATGGGTGRHVLDIVDGLHARGGHELHLLHSLNNADATYRNRLQQPRPWLHTNEVDMKHPISPVADAVAALKLADYLRKKGPFDAVHLHSSKAAAVGGLAARLAGVPQIVFTPNAFVSMGKSGYKKAAFQKVEGICARLSHRVIAVSPEERNYAIFNGVASAQQVILIPNCIQPPDITLDREDRARLRAEWGIGENTRVIGSIGRFILQKDPALFIETIARRAIRYTAQEEMYIMGGTGDLEDEVKSLIARRGLEGRVKLIGFRTDMDAVLSSLDIFVLHSRYEGMPLTILEAMGHALPVVSTDVPGVSEPLEEGGIVVEIGNPIALDHALDRLADADVRKTMGELNRARVKARYSISFMIDCLLKVYAGTQLESPQRKAVALETIP; from the coding sequence ATGAAGATTGCTCAAATTATTGAAGCCACCGGCGGTGGCACAGGACGGCATGTCTTAGACATAGTAGATGGGCTGCATGCCAGAGGCGGTCATGAGTTGCATCTGCTACACTCTCTTAATAATGCTGATGCGACTTATCGAAATCGATTACAACAACCTCGTCCGTGGTTGCATACAAACGAGGTTGATATGAAACATCCGATCTCGCCTGTAGCAGACGCAGTGGCAGCTTTAAAGCTAGCAGATTATCTCCGGAAAAAAGGACCGTTTGACGCGGTTCACCTCCACAGCTCGAAGGCAGCAGCAGTGGGTGGCCTAGCTGCTCGTCTTGCGGGTGTACCCCAAATCGTGTTTACCCCAAACGCATTTGTCTCAATGGGTAAGTCGGGTTACAAGAAAGCTGCGTTTCAGAAAGTTGAAGGTATTTGTGCTCGCCTATCCCACCGAGTTATTGCAGTATCTCCTGAGGAAAGAAACTACGCTATCTTTAATGGCGTTGCCTCAGCACAACAGGTAATTTTGATCCCAAACTGTATACAACCTCCTGATATCACGCTAGATCGTGAAGACAGAGCACGTCTCAGAGCAGAGTGGGGTATTGGCGAAAATACACGAGTGATTGGCAGTATCGGGCGTTTCATCCTTCAAAAGGATCCTGCTTTGTTCATTGAGACGATTGCTCGTCGAGCAATTCGCTACACTGCCCAAGAAGAAATGTACATAATGGGTGGAACAGGGGATTTAGAAGACGAGGTGAAGAGCTTAATAGCCAGACGAGGGCTTGAGGGCAGGGTCAAATTGATTGGCTTTCGCACCGATATGGATGCAGTTCTTAGTAGTTTGGACATTTTTGTGCTGCACTCTCGATATGAAGGTATGCCATTGACGATTTTAGAAGCGATGGGCCATGCTCTTCCTGTGGTTTCGACTGACGTTCCTGGCGTCTCTGAACCCTTAGAGGAAGGTGGAATTGTAGTTGAGATTGGAAATCCAATTGCATTAGATCATGCTCTTGATAGGCTGGCTGATGCTGATGTACGCAAAACGATGGGGGAACTCAATCGCGCTCGGGTCAAAGCCAGGTACTCTATATCTTTCATGATTGATTGCCTACTAAAGGTGTATGCGGGAACTCAACTTGAGAGTCCTCAAAGAAAAGCTGTGGCCCTCGAAACAATTCCGTAG
- a CDS encoding polysaccharide biosynthesis tyrosine autokinase — protein sequence MNLGGNRAATLAEPSSVNIKQLFTILLRRRFWVLGTFSGIFLLATLLTMTARPKYQSSMQLLIQSNLYRDQQPGQREGSQFTDSTLQVDYTAQLNLLQSSKLIKRAVEILEPDYPDITVAEIKSSFVLTQLQSRLGTSIVPSQIFDATYIAEDPVKAEKVLHALQKVYLDYNLEQQNLRLVKGLSFINQQLPRVTVDVTRSERDLEEFRKRQGLIDPNQQSQILTASLSNIQEQRETIRAQYEGTFARYKSLQQQLNRSSQTALLSTRLSQSGLYQSLLGEIQKTDLLLAEQRLRFSDSHPTVQKLQNQRRSQIALLQQEASRVLGAEPTELNGMADRLLSEGRFGSTDQNLANGLIEAQTALSDLRARDLSFAQREQQIRSELSRLPSLLADYDRLQPEVQSKRKTLDKLLEAQQDLALQIAQGGFDWQVVEEPEIGAPIGRGPLLPLFAGTVIGLALGIAAALIRDMADDSIHSSDELKQLSSLPVLGMAPLATDLSANPLEKALPASRSQSLADSANNVVQWQPFREAIDLIYQNVELLGLNASSPLKSLVVTSALAGEGKSTIALGLAISATRTHRRVLLIDADLRRPSLHKLLNLPNEQGLSNLLISGSNAFPINNGIKPSGTHLDILTSGPTPVDPAKLLSSQCMTELMASLEEMYDLVILDAPPVLGMVDAILAAKCCKGTILVGRVGQVTRTELTQTITTLSKLNVIGIVANGANHFTKDLLEDNQSLVE from the coding sequence ATGAATTTGGGCGGCAACCGAGCAGCTACATTGGCTGAGCCAAGCTCAGTCAATATCAAGCAACTATTCACCATCCTGCTGCGCAGACGCTTCTGGGTATTAGGAACTTTTAGCGGCATTTTCCTTCTCGCAACTTTACTGACCATGACTGCGAGACCTAAATACCAAAGTTCTATGCAATTGTTAATACAATCTAATCTTTATCGAGATCAACAACCGGGACAGCGGGAAGGCAGCCAATTTACTGATTCTACTCTTCAGGTGGACTATACTGCTCAGCTTAATCTACTACAGAGCTCTAAATTGATCAAACGGGCTGTGGAGATACTCGAACCTGATTATCCTGATATTACCGTCGCGGAGATCAAATCTTCTTTTGTTCTGACACAGCTACAAAGTAGGCTTGGAACTAGTATTGTGCCCAGTCAGATCTTCGATGCTACCTATATTGCTGAAGACCCTGTTAAAGCAGAGAAAGTTTTGCATGCCCTACAGAAGGTTTATCTAGACTACAACTTAGAACAACAAAACCTCCGCCTAGTCAAAGGGCTCTCGTTTATCAATCAGCAGTTGCCAAGAGTAACAGTAGATGTTACGCGGTCTGAGAGAGATTTAGAGGAGTTTCGAAAAAGGCAAGGATTGATTGACCCAAACCAACAATCGCAAATTTTAACTGCATCTCTTAGTAATATTCAAGAGCAACGTGAGACAATTCGTGCTCAATATGAGGGAACTTTTGCCCGCTACAAATCACTACAGCAACAGCTGAACCGTTCATCTCAGACAGCTTTGCTTTCCACTCGCCTCAGCCAGTCTGGGCTCTATCAATCTTTGCTCGGAGAGATTCAGAAGACCGATTTGCTGCTAGCAGAGCAACGTTTGCGTTTCAGCGACAGCCATCCCACCGTCCAAAAGCTACAGAATCAACGACGGAGCCAAATAGCACTTCTCCAACAAGAGGCAAGTCGGGTTCTAGGAGCAGAGCCCACTGAACTGAACGGTATGGCTGATCGCTTACTCTCAGAAGGGCGATTCGGCAGTACGGATCAGAACTTGGCTAACGGACTCATAGAAGCACAAACGGCTCTATCAGATTTGAGAGCTCGTGATCTAAGTTTTGCTCAGCGAGAGCAGCAAATTCGTTCAGAGCTCAGTAGGCTACCTAGCCTGTTAGCAGATTATGATCGTCTGCAGCCAGAGGTGCAATCCAAGCGTAAAACCCTTGACAAGCTTTTAGAGGCCCAGCAGGACTTAGCCCTGCAAATTGCGCAGGGTGGATTTGATTGGCAGGTTGTTGAAGAGCCAGAGATTGGGGCACCGATTGGTCGGGGCCCTCTGCTACCCCTATTTGCAGGAACAGTCATAGGACTAGCACTAGGAATTGCCGCTGCCCTCATCCGGGATATGGCTGACGACTCTATTCATAGCTCAGATGAATTGAAGCAATTGTCTTCATTGCCTGTGTTGGGGATGGCCCCACTTGCCACAGATCTGTCAGCTAACCCTTTGGAAAAGGCTTTACCCGCCAGTAGAAGCCAGAGCTTAGCTGACTCTGCAAACAACGTGGTTCAGTGGCAGCCTTTCCGAGAGGCAATAGATTTGATTTATCAAAATGTTGAACTGTTAGGCTTAAATGCTTCTTCACCACTAAAATCCTTAGTTGTCACCTCAGCTCTAGCGGGTGAGGGCAAATCAACAATAGCCCTAGGTTTAGCAATTAGCGCTACTCGAACACACCGCCGAGTATTGTTAATTGATGCGGATCTGCGTCGTCCGAGCCTGCACAAGCTGCTCAATCTGCCGAATGAGCAAGGGTTGAGTAATCTACTGATCAGTGGTTCCAATGCTTTCCCCATCAATAACGGTATTAAGCCATCGGGAACGCACCTGGACATTTTGACCTCTGGGCCAACCCCAGTGGACCCAGCAAAGTTGTTAAGTTCTCAATGCATGACAGAGCTGATGGCGTCGCTAGAGGAGATGTATGACTTAGTAATCCTGGATGCTCCCCCCGTTTTGGGAATGGTAGATGCTATTCTAGCGGCAAAGTGCTGCAAAGGCACAATATTAGTGGGACGCGTCGGTCAAGTAACGCGAACAGAGCTAACCCAAACTATAACGACGTTAAGCAAACTGAACGTTATTGGCATTGTGGCTAACGGAGCCAATCACTTCACCAAAGATCTCTTAGAGGACAACCAGTCCTTAGTTGAGTGA
- the crtC gene encoding cyanoexosortase C: protein MNQNLFRDSLRTTHSRIVAFGLLVGLFYLPVWVVSLLQQIVRGSSGSVLTIAATCLAGRELQKIYAQLSPSVTSERERLLGHALILGGVFIFPFCRFALWPQALVWLMIMTGIALSSWGKSFFEKNTFLTALIVLSVYPDPRSLAQGLWNTLTPPLMLEKLMAWLTGLALQAIGQPATVDGVYIILSSGSVEVAWGCNGFGMACSMAGSGLLLGLFFKQKWSQTVSLMAAGIVLALVLNVPRIMVMTLAAVYWGEESFKFWHGPWGGQIFSSILFTLYYYLVIKRLLSQPSLKSQA from the coding sequence ATGAACCAAAATTTGTTCCGTGATAGCTTAAGAACGACCCATAGCCGTATTGTTGCTTTCGGTCTCCTTGTAGGTTTATTTTATTTGCCTGTCTGGGTAGTGAGTCTGCTACAGCAGATTGTTAGAGGCTCCTCTGGCTCTGTACTAACGATTGCAGCTACTTGCTTGGCGGGTCGAGAACTACAGAAAATTTATGCTCAGCTCTCTCCCTCAGTTACTTCTGAGCGGGAGCGATTGTTAGGCCACGCTTTAATTCTAGGCGGGGTATTCATTTTTCCGTTCTGTCGCTTCGCCCTTTGGCCACAAGCTCTTGTTTGGCTAATGATCATGACAGGCATTGCTCTAAGCTCTTGGGGAAAAAGCTTTTTTGAGAAGAATACATTTTTGACTGCTCTCATTGTGCTCAGTGTGTATCCAGATCCTCGTAGCCTTGCTCAAGGACTATGGAATACATTAACTCCTCCTCTTATGTTGGAGAAGCTTATGGCATGGCTTACTGGTTTAGCTCTGCAAGCTATTGGTCAACCAGCTACAGTAGATGGTGTCTACATCATTTTGTCCTCAGGTAGTGTCGAGGTTGCTTGGGGCTGTAATGGTTTTGGCATGGCCTGCTCAATGGCAGGATCTGGTTTACTTCTAGGCCTATTCTTTAAGCAGAAGTGGAGCCAGACCGTGAGCTTAATGGCTGCAGGCATTGTCCTAGCTCTAGTCCTTAATGTTCCCCGCATTATGGTGATGACCTTGGCTGCCGTCTACTGGGGAGAAGAGTCCTTCAAGTTCTGGCATGGACCTTGGGGCGGGCAAATTTTCTCAAGCATTCTATTCACTCTCTACTACTATCTAGTGATTAAAAGGCTCTTGTCTCAACCTTCCTTAAAGTCTCAAGCCTGA
- a CDS encoding PTPA-CTERM sorting domain-containing protein codes for MKLKTICMSTMLTAVMIAGTTLSRQEAAQASPLVMNPPVVLGATQNDSIWANLLNLFGLSDPFNGQTTTNGNGDKAARDKKGTTGTVDINGSAEKPDIQVKNLTPNPKPVPTPALLPGLIGLGVVAMRKRRAEEAAASQQ; via the coding sequence ATGAAACTCAAAACCATTTGCATGAGCACTATGCTCACTGCTGTGATGATTGCAGGGACAACTTTGAGCCGCCAAGAAGCAGCTCAGGCATCGCCACTGGTAATGAATCCGCCAGTAGTGCTAGGCGCTACTCAGAACGATAGTATCTGGGCTAACCTCTTGAATCTTTTTGGCCTGAGCGATCCTTTCAATGGTCAAACGACCACTAATGGGAACGGGGACAAAGCTGCTAGAGACAAGAAAGGCACGACAGGAACGGTGGATATCAATGGTTCAGCTGAGAAGCCAGATATCCAAGTCAAGAACCTCACGCCGAACCCAAAGCCGGTTCCTACCCCTGCGCTACTGCCAGGTCTTATTGGCTTAGGCGTAGTTGCAATGCGCAAGCGCAGAGCTGAGGAGGCAGCAGCTAGTCAGCAATAG
- the gmd gene encoding GDP-mannose 4,6-dehydratase: protein MTEVKRALITGITGQDGSYLAELLLGKGYEVHGIIRRTSTFNTDRIDPIYQDPHTDDARLFLHYGDLTDGTTLRRVLEEVKPVEIFNLGAQSHVRVSFDSPEYTVDAVGMGTLRLLEAVRDYQQRTGIQVRFYQAGSSEMFGLVQAVPQSETTPFYPRSPYACAKVYAHWQTINYRESYGLFACNGILFNHEGPRRGETFVTRKVTRALARIMAGQQDKLYLGNLDAKRDWGYAKDYVQAMWSMLQQEEADDYVIATGETHSIREFLDVAFGLVNLDWHQYVEIDPRYFRPAEVELLLGDSTKARTKLNWQPSVTFAQLVEIMVNADLQALGLPPATSSSESTDVAFIRQAIAI, encoded by the coding sequence ATGACTGAAGTTAAACGCGCGCTGATCACAGGTATTACGGGTCAGGATGGCTCTTATCTTGCTGAATTATTACTCGGCAAAGGTTATGAGGTCCACGGCATCATCCGCCGTACCTCCACCTTCAACACTGACCGCATTGATCCCATCTATCAAGATCCTCACACCGACGATGCCCGTTTATTTCTGCACTACGGTGACCTCACCGACGGCACCACACTGCGCCGTGTTCTAGAAGAAGTTAAGCCCGTTGAAATCTTCAACCTGGGTGCCCAATCCCATGTCCGGGTCAGCTTCGACTCCCCCGAATACACCGTTGACGCAGTTGGCATGGGAACCCTTCGCCTTCTCGAAGCGGTTCGTGACTATCAACAGCGCACTGGCATCCAGGTTCGGTTCTATCAAGCAGGTTCTTCTGAAATGTTTGGCTTAGTCCAAGCAGTTCCCCAGAGTGAAACCACTCCCTTCTATCCTCGTAGCCCCTATGCCTGCGCCAAAGTTTATGCACACTGGCAAACCATCAACTACCGAGAATCCTACGGGTTGTTCGCTTGCAACGGCATCCTATTCAACCACGAAGGTCCCCGGCGCGGTGAAACATTTGTGACCCGCAAAGTTACTCGGGCGCTCGCTCGTATCATGGCCGGTCAGCAGGACAAACTCTATCTAGGCAACCTTGACGCCAAACGCGACTGGGGCTACGCCAAAGACTATGTTCAAGCCATGTGGTCAATGTTGCAGCAAGAGGAAGCGGATGATTATGTGATCGCGACTGGCGAGACCCATTCTATTCGTGAGTTTTTAGACGTAGCCTTTGGGCTAGTCAATCTGGACTGGCATCAATATGTAGAAATTGACCCTCGCTACTTCCGGCCCGCCGAGGTGGAGTTGCTCTTGGGCGACTCTACTAAAGCCAGAACCAAACTGAACTGGCAGCCCTCGGTCACCTTTGCACAACTAGTCGAGATCATGGTGAACGCCGATCTGCAAGCCTTAGGTCTGCCCCCTGCCACTTCTTCTAGCGAATCAACCGATGTCGCCTTTATCCGTCAGGCTATTGCGATTTGA